The Ignavibacteriales bacterium DNA segment GGGCCCCCTCATACGTCAACTGACAAACACTCCAACCGACCTATCACTATTCAAATCCTTGAGCGGCAATGTTACAGCTCTTGTAGCCGCCATCGCACTCAGTTGGACTATAGCAGCTTTCGGTGAGGAATTGATTTTTCGCGGGTACCTTATGAATCGGATAGCTGATGTTGCCGGGCGAGATCAAATGGGGTGGGTAATTGCACTCGTTGGGTCAAGCTTTGTTTTTGGTATCGTTCATCAGTACCAGGGTTTATCAGGTGCCATCGGGGCTTTCAAGACAGGTTTGCTGTTTGCTTTTATGTATTTAGCTACTGGACGAAATTTGTGGTTGTCCATAGTTACACACGGCGTCTATGACACATTCGGATTTGTACTTCTATTATTGGGCTAACAGAGTGTTTGGCAAAACAACTTCACATAACAGCACATTTGTAATAGGCGGGTACGTGCTCCGAAGGCGGGTTTGGTTTTACAGAAAG contains these protein-coding regions:
- a CDS encoding CPBP family intramembrane metalloprotease, which translates into the protein MGPLIRQLTNTPTDLSLFKSLSGNVTALVAAIALSWTIAAFGEELIFRGYLMNRIADVAGRDQMGWVIALVGSSFVFGIVHQYQGLSGAIGAFKTGLLFAFMYLATGRNLWLSIVTHGVYDTFGFVLLLLG